A window of Komagataella phaffii GS115 chromosome 1, complete sequence contains these coding sequences:
- a CDS encoding Mitochondrial ribosomal protein of the large subunit — MLAGSLSRLTSLGSRRFFGVSSIARQSLFGEVTSLEHPKETLEPPKNENDASKTVAPTDGKADLRGNAIQYIDPSKDEKLQEFLKSKPIRSVDELLSPLKRELYLANVKQNGFFKNRQQIELNGSTYMVKLTPEEVKALEPSVYLESYRIKSTPKKANIVLRALKGLRLKEAITQLHFMRKKIATDLYILLERGLKDAETLGYNPEELYISEAWVGSDSHKSKRVECKGRGRTGIITHRHVNVKFVLRSDQTLRRITWEKSQQPKNNKIPGSVIDQKIRSKPSGFYKW, encoded by the coding sequence ATGTTGGCTGGATCTCTTTCAAGGTTGACGAGTCTTGGCTCCAGAAGGTTTTTCGGAGTATCTTCTATAGCAAGGCAATCTTTGTTTGGTGAGGTGACCAGCTTGGAACATCCGAAGGAAACCTTGGAACCACCAAAAAACGAAAACGACGCTAGCAAAACCGTTGCCCCAACAGATGGTAAGGCTGATTTGAGGGGAAATGCTATCCAGTATATTGACCCATCAAAAGATGAGAAGCTGcaagaatttttgaaatcGAAGCCAATTCGAAGCGTGGATGAACTGTTATCACCCTTAAAACGTGAATTATATCTGGCCAATGTTAAACAGAATggttttttcaagaacaggCAACAAATTGAACTGAATGGCAGTACATACATGGTGAAATTGACACCCGAAGAGGTTAAGGCGTTAGAACCCAGTGTTTATTTAGAGTCTTACAGAATAAAATCGACTCCCAAAAAGGCTAACATTGTGCTCCGTGCTCTTAAAGGACTTAGATTAAAAGAAGCCATTACCCAGCTTCATTTCATGCGTAAGAAGATTGCCACAGATCTTTATATTTTACTAGAAAGAGGTTTAAAAGATGCTGAAACTTTAGGATATAACCCAGAAGAACTGTACATCTCTGAGGCCTGGGTAGGCTCAGATTCACATAAGTCGAAGAGAGTGGAATGTAAAGGAAGGGGTAGAACTGGTATTATTACCCATCGTCATGTCAACGTCAAATTCGTGCTACGTTCTGACCAAACGTTGCGTAGAATTACATGGGAAAAATCCCAACAGCCAAAGAACAACAAAATTCCAGGGTCCGTGATTGATCAGAAGATCA